The DNA segment CCTGTTGAACATACACACATTGACACATGAAAATGTGAGTGTGCAAATTCATTTTGGTGTGAAAATATCAGTGCCTGTAGCAACTGGAGACACCCTGAGGTATCATAAAAGCAGAAGTGGGAACCATTTCCCTAGAGCTGAGACTCTTACCCATCACACTCTGCTGGGACACACCTCTAACAGGTGAACAAAAGCAGAGGATATACAAGGAGCCCAAAACGGAGTCTTTCATCTGGCCTACTCCTTTCATCCCACTGTTTCTCCAAGGCATGTGCCATCCAGATGGGAGAGGATGCTGCCTCCTTGTCCTTGTTAACATTAAACAGAAGTGGAGAACAATTCACCCTGGCAATTCCCATCCTCCACCATCACTCTACTTCCTGCCTCCCAACTTAACCACCCACAGGTACCATCTTCCGACTCCTGCTGTACCCCAACCCCaccttaacagaaaaaaatctccTCCAAAAGAGACAGAGtataggaaaagagaaagaattgaAGATAAGAAGAACTTAGTTTACCTTTAAAATAatgactcattttatttttttcttttaatatgtagttataaatatattttgtcaaAATATATGATCAATATGGTCAAAACATTTGCACGTAAAGTCATAAATAAGGTCAAGGTgaatgtttagattttttttccttttctttttttttaagataaaagtcCAGCTATAAGGAAGCAGTCTGTGTAGTGTGTGGGTGAGTAGTggatgggatgtgtgtgtgtgtgtgtgtctgtccccaAGGAAGGCCTGATCTCAGCGGCACCCACATCCCTCCACTACCATCTCCTGATAATTTTTCAGAACCACCTTGTCATACTCATCCAGGTACAGCATGGAGATGGCGCTGAGTTCGGTGGGAACACAACAGGCTTTGGGGATACTGGAATTGACAGAGTTGACCAGGGTCTGCACAATGGCGTGGTTGGTTGAGTTGAGGTGGTCGGCCAGTGGAAAGGGGCAGTCCCCGTGGCAGTAGAACGCCTGGTAGCCTGGTGGGGCCACAATCCAGTCATTCCAGCCCACATCACTGAAGTCCACGTAGAGCGAGTGGCGCCGGCAGTTCTTATTCTTCTTCCGGGCCCTCTGTGGGTGATGCTTGGGGCTACGCTTGGCCCTCCGGCGTCGGGTCAAGGCATGTCCCCGGCCATCATGGCCAAAGGTGACCAGGAGGGGCCGGAGCTGGGCCCAATCCCCACTCCCTTGAGGTAACGATCGGCTAATCCTGACATGCTGGCCCTGGTGGGTCCGTGTCTGATGGAGGTGGGTCACCTCAATGGCCAGCCCATAGTTGGGCTGCTTCTCCCGGGTCCAGCGAAGGACTGCAGGGCTCACATCAAAAGTTTCCCACCGTGTCACATTGTGGTGGACCAGTCTTGTGTCCAGTAGTCGTGTGATGAGGTGCCCAGGCACCACTTCTGCCGGGGGCTTCATAACCTCATAAATGTTTATACGATGAAAGCCCTGCTCCCAGTCAGGGCCCTGGTCCACCTGCTCCCGGAAGAGTCGAAGCTCGGCAGACGAGATCACCTCATTCTCTGGGATGCTGCTGAGGTTAAAGAGGAAACGAAAAGCAGAGTTTTCGCTGGTCCCTGGGATGTTCTCCAGATGTTCTAGGCACcattggggaggaaaaaaaataagagaacagagaaaaaaaagcacatgAGCTTTTTCAGAGACTGAAAAGTCAAGAAGTAGCTAAGAGT comes from the Budorcas taxicolor isolate Tak-1 chromosome 10, Takin1.1, whole genome shotgun sequence genome and includes:
- the BMP4 gene encoding bone morphogenetic protein 4, whose amino-acid sequence is MIPGNRMLMVVLLCQVLLGGASHASLIPETGKKKVAEIQGHAGGRRSGQSHELLRDFEATLLQMFGLRRRPQPSKSAVIPDYMRDLYRLQSGEEEEEEQIQGIGLEYPERPASRANTVRSFHHEEHLENIPGTSENSAFRFLFNLSSIPENEVISSAELRLFREQVDQGPDWEQGFHRINIYEVMKPPAEVVPGHLITRLLDTRLVHHNVTRWETFDVSPAVLRWTREKQPNYGLAIEVTHLHQTRTHQGQHVRISRSLPQGSGDWAQLRPLLVTFGHDGRGHALTRRRRAKRSPKHHPQRARKKNKNCRRHSLYVDFSDVGWNDWIVAPPGYQAFYCHGDCPFPLADHLNSTNHAIVQTLVNSVNSSIPKACCVPTELSAISMLYLDEYDKVVLKNYQEMVVEGCGCR